In Aphelocoma coerulescens isolate FSJ_1873_10779 chromosome 13, UR_Acoe_1.0, whole genome shotgun sequence, the following are encoded in one genomic region:
- the FAM193B gene encoding protein FAM193B isoform X2, whose protein sequence is MTRRRNKAATAATAAAAAGGSGPRRDRVAGPDVGPPPPPPPPPEPPAPPEVAAAAGSGGESGRGSAQVLPTANQSVQTCCLLCHRERKDWGGPSHNGLVSPGERLPPDFVPTLVQNLLGEMPLWICQSCRKSVEEEERRAVQEQALAVSLSHTSCKSQSCGGGSHSSSSSSSSSSSSCHGNSGDWDPSSFLSAHKLSGLWNSQHTNGTAQGSPLGTPPAALGEAFHSSEHHQHSDLTAPPNSPTGLPSQPPALIPSKQTPPHPGPFGSAPHIPLGTSSQAALFPAPSAQAAAPKPVSESPPAGAASHSPGPCKSPHLPPANVPLLKMPPPLSGCAHPCNGHCSTSLIPPPTSLQLPSTNRDPSCKGHKFPNGTSCHPPQPCEADEGLGEDEDSSSERSSCTSSSTNQKDGKFCDCCYCEFFGHNAPPAAPTSRNYAEIREKLRSRLTKRKEELPQKLGHSSSSGEPAVDHRNVDELLDYINSTEPKPLNSAKAAKRARHKQKKKEKEKAQLEAEAQKRAERAPAASQAREPAEEKLLEWPELELERVNSFLSSRLQEIKNTIKDSIRASFSVYDLNLDVNDFPKKAAVLEQKNLLSNLNGSSDLQDIDLALAPLSLGPAKGHTLLRGEAGPRWGEGPGDPPPAPPAENGVVKRLSAVPSLSRMIWVQSKAADSAADGSGLSPEPKEGPQPKGPEPPESLPAGSRQRKNKRQNGQAKKGEGSTAVPGGQARLESPGVKGQVLGTKHPSKASAPEPQRASGCAEPGESSKGQPWGCSTTARAEKERTSEWKGRRGEGKAELPELAQQQPPALATHLALGGSPQPKGKSRKSRNKVEKSNTSIDDVFLPKDLDGAEMDETDREVEYFKRFCLDSAKQTRQKVAVNWTNFTLKKTTSSAAQ, encoded by the exons ATGACTCGCCGGCGGAACAAGGCGGCAACGGCGGCaacggcagcggcggcggcaggtGGCTCCGGGCCTCGCCGTGACAGGGTGGCGGGTCCCGACGTCGGgcctcccccgccgccgccaccgccaccgGAACCGCCCGCCCCGCCTgaggtggcggcggcggcgggcagcGGCGGGGAGTCGGGCAGAGGCAGCGCGCAG GTGCTGCCCACCGCCAACCAGTCTGTGCAGACATGCTGCCTGCTCTGTCACCGGGAGCGCAAGGACTGGGGAGGGCCGTCCCACAATGGGCTGGTTTCCCCAGGCGAGAGGCTGCCACCGGACTTCGTGCCAACGCTCGTGCAGAACCTCCTGGGAGAAATGCCACTGTGGATCTGCCAGAGCTGCCGGAAGAGcgtggaggaggaagagcgaCGGGCGGTGCAGGAGCAGGCCCTGGCG GTCTCATTATCCCACACATCCTGCAAGTCGCAGTCTTGTGGGGGTGGCtcacactcctcttcctcctcctcctcgtcttcttcCTCCTCGTGCCACGGGAACTCAGGGGACTGGGACCCCAGCTCGTTTTTGTCTGCTCACAAGCTCTCGGGCCTCTGGAACTCGCAGCACACCAACGGGACTGCACAGGGCAGcccccttgggacccccccagcTGCACTAG gTGAGGCCTTCCACTCCTCAGAGCATCATCAGCACTCCGACCTCACTGCTCCTCCCAACAGTCCCACCGGcctcccctcccagccaccGGCGCTGATCCCTTCCAAGCAGACACCTCCCCATCCGGGGCCCTTCGGCTCCGCACCGCACATCCCGCTGGGTACCTCCTCGCAGGCCGCgctcttccctgctcccagtgcgcAGGCGGCGGCCCCAAAGCCGGTGTCCGAGTCTCCTCCGGCCGGCGCGGCCTCACACAGCCCGGGGCCATGCAAGAGCCCTCACTTGCCCCCTGCCAATGTGCCGCTGCTGAAGATGCCGCCGCCACTGTCAGgctgtgctcatccctgcaACGGGCACTGCAGCACTTCACTCATCCCTCCTCCCACCTCCCTCCAGCTGCCCAGCACCAACAG GGACCCCTCTTGCAAAGGGCACAAATTCCCAAACGGTACCAGCTGCCACCCACCACAGCCCTGCGAAGCAGACGAGGGACTCGGGGAGGATGAGGACAGCAGCTCAGAGCGCAGTTCCtgcacctcctcctccaccaacCAGAAAGACGGGAAGTTCTGCGACTGCTGCTACTGTGAGTTCTTCGGCCACAACGCG CCCCCGGCTGCTCCCACAAGCCGCAACTACGCTGAGATCCGAGAGAAGTTGCGTTCTCGCCTCACCAAAAGGAAAGAGGAGCTGCCACAGAAActagggcacagcagcagctcaggggagcccGCTGTGGACCACCGCAATGTGGATGAGCTGCTGGACTACATCAACAGCACAGAGCCCAAGCCCTTGAACAGTGCCAAGGCAGCCAAGCGGGCACGGCACAAACAGAAGAAGAAG gagaaggagaaagccCAGCTGGAGGCAGAGGCCCAGAAGCGGGCAGAGCGTGcccctgcagccagccaggccAGGGAGCCGGCCGAGGAGAAGCTTCTGGAGTGGCCGGAGTTGGAGCTGGAGCGGGTGAACAGCTTCCTCAGCAGCCGGCTGCAGGAGATCAAGAACACCATCAAGGACTCCATCCGGGCCAGTTTCAGCGTGTACGACCTCAACCTGGATGTCAATGACTTCCCCAAGAAGGCAGCTGTCCTGGAGCAGAAGAACCTGCTCTCCAACCTCAATGGGTCTTCTGACCTGCAGGACATAGACCTAGCGCTGGCCCCGCTCAGCCTGGGCCCTGCCAAGGGCCACACGCTGCTGCGGGGCGAAGCGGGCCCCCGATGGGGCGAGGGGCCTGGGGATCCCCCGCCAGCCCCACCAGCCGAGAACGGCGTGGTGAAACGCCTCAGCGCCGTGCCCAGCCTGTCCCGCATGATCTGGGTGCAGTCCAAGGCTGCGGACTCTGCTGCAGATGGCAGCGGGCTGAGCCCGGAGCCCAAGGAGGGACCACAGCCCAAGGGGCCGGAGCCGCCAGAGTCGCTGCCCGCGGGGAGCCGGCAGCGGAAGAACAAGCGGCAGAATGGGCAGGCGAAGAAAGGGGAGGGCAGCACGGCCGTGCCTGGCGGCCAGGCCCGGCTGGAGAGCCCTGGTGTGAAGGGGCAGGTGCTGGGAACCAAGCACCCTTCCAAGGCCAGTGCCCCGGAGCCACAGCGGGCGAGCGGCTGTGCCGAGCCCGGGGAGAGCAGCAaggggcagccttggggctgcaGCACCACTGCCAGGGCAGAGAAGGAGAGAACCAGTGAGTGGAAAGGCCGGAGGGGAGAGGGCAAAgcggagctgccagagctggcacagcagcagccacctgcCCTGGCCACCCACCTTGCCCTGGGgggctccccacagcccaaGGGCAAGAGCAGGAAGAGCCGAAACAAGGTGGAGAAATCCAATACCTCGATCG ATGATGTGTTCCTGCCCAAGGACCTGGATGGGGCAGAGATGGATGAGACTGACAGAGAAGTGGAGTATTTCAAGAG GTTCTGCCTGGACTCGGCCAAGCAGACGCGGCAGAAGGTGGCCGTGAACTGGACCAACTTCACCCTGAAGAAAACCACTTCCAGTGCAGCCCAGTGA
- the FAM193B gene encoding protein FAM193B isoform X1, which translates to MAAAASPHRAFPPPSLPPSHGQGPDGPRRHIGCCPGCGGLAMTRRRNKAATAATAAAAAGGSGPRRDRVAGPDVGPPPPPPPPPEPPAPPEVAAAAGSGGESGRGSAQVLPTANQSVQTCCLLCHRERKDWGGPSHNGLVSPGERLPPDFVPTLVQNLLGEMPLWICQSCRKSVEEEERRAVQEQALAVSLSHTSCKSQSCGGGSHSSSSSSSSSSSSCHGNSGDWDPSSFLSAHKLSGLWNSQHTNGTAQGSPLGTPPAALGDKHPGLALSPECASQVSAMAPGLKACPYSHTASATSSNATPGSPLPTSLDFCKTLPKQFKSLCRRATPPGEAFHSSEHHQHSDLTAPPNSPTGLPSQPPALIPSKQTPPHPGPFGSAPHIPLGTSSQAALFPAPSAQAAAPKPVSESPPAGAASHSPGPCKSPHLPPANVPLLKMPPPLSGCAHPCNGHCSTSLIPPPTSLQLPSTNRDPSCKGHKFPNGTSCHPPQPCEADEGLGEDEDSSSERSSCTSSSTNQKDGKFCDCCYCEFFGHNAPPAAPTSRNYAEIREKLRSRLTKRKEELPQKLGHSSSSGEPAVDHRNVDELLDYINSTEPKPLNSAKAAKRARHKQKKKEKEKAQLEAEAQKRAERAPAASQAREPAEEKLLEWPELELERVNSFLSSRLQEIKNTIKDSIRASFSVYDLNLDVNDFPKKAAVLEQKNLLSNLNGSSDLQDIDLALAPLSLGPAKGHTLLRGEAGPRWGEGPGDPPPAPPAENGVVKRLSAVPSLSRMIWVQSKAADSAADGSGLSPEPKEGPQPKGPEPPESLPAGSRQRKNKRQNGQAKKGEGSTAVPGGQARLESPGVKGQVLGTKHPSKASAPEPQRASGCAEPGESSKGQPWGCSTTARAEKERTSEWKGRRGEGKAELPELAQQQPPALATHLALGGSPQPKGKSRKSRNKVEKSNTSIDDVFLPKDLDGAEMDETDREVEYFKRFCLDSAKQTRQKVAVNWTNFTLKKTTSSAAQ; encoded by the exons atggcggcggcggcttCACCTCACCGAGcgttcccccctccctccctccctccttcccacggGCAGGGGCCGGACGGGCCGCGCCGCCATATTGGCTGTTGTCCTGGCTGCGGCGGGCTCGCCATGACTCGCCGGCGGAACAAGGCGGCAACGGCGGCaacggcagcggcggcggcaggtGGCTCCGGGCCTCGCCGTGACAGGGTGGCGGGTCCCGACGTCGGgcctcccccgccgccgccaccgccaccgGAACCGCCCGCCCCGCCTgaggtggcggcggcggcgggcagcGGCGGGGAGTCGGGCAGAGGCAGCGCGCAG GTGCTGCCCACCGCCAACCAGTCTGTGCAGACATGCTGCCTGCTCTGTCACCGGGAGCGCAAGGACTGGGGAGGGCCGTCCCACAATGGGCTGGTTTCCCCAGGCGAGAGGCTGCCACCGGACTTCGTGCCAACGCTCGTGCAGAACCTCCTGGGAGAAATGCCACTGTGGATCTGCCAGAGCTGCCGGAAGAGcgtggaggaggaagagcgaCGGGCGGTGCAGGAGCAGGCCCTGGCG GTCTCATTATCCCACACATCCTGCAAGTCGCAGTCTTGTGGGGGTGGCtcacactcctcttcctcctcctcctcgtcttcttcCTCCTCGTGCCACGGGAACTCAGGGGACTGGGACCCCAGCTCGTTTTTGTCTGCTCACAAGCTCTCGGGCCTCTGGAACTCGCAGCACACCAACGGGACTGCACAGGGCAGcccccttgggacccccccagcTGCACTAG GCGACAAGCACCCCGGCCTCGCTCTGTCTCCGGAGTGTGCCAGCCAGGTGTCGGCCATGGCGCCGGGGCTGAAGGCCTGTCCCTACAGCCACACGGCCTCTGCCACCTCCAGCAACGCCACCCCGGGCTCGCCTCTGCCTACCTCACTCGACTTCTgcaagacgctgccgaagcagTTCAAAAGCTTGTGCCGGAGGGCCACCCCGCCAG gTGAGGCCTTCCACTCCTCAGAGCATCATCAGCACTCCGACCTCACTGCTCCTCCCAACAGTCCCACCGGcctcccctcccagccaccGGCGCTGATCCCTTCCAAGCAGACACCTCCCCATCCGGGGCCCTTCGGCTCCGCACCGCACATCCCGCTGGGTACCTCCTCGCAGGCCGCgctcttccctgctcccagtgcgcAGGCGGCGGCCCCAAAGCCGGTGTCCGAGTCTCCTCCGGCCGGCGCGGCCTCACACAGCCCGGGGCCATGCAAGAGCCCTCACTTGCCCCCTGCCAATGTGCCGCTGCTGAAGATGCCGCCGCCACTGTCAGgctgtgctcatccctgcaACGGGCACTGCAGCACTTCACTCATCCCTCCTCCCACCTCCCTCCAGCTGCCCAGCACCAACAG GGACCCCTCTTGCAAAGGGCACAAATTCCCAAACGGTACCAGCTGCCACCCACCACAGCCCTGCGAAGCAGACGAGGGACTCGGGGAGGATGAGGACAGCAGCTCAGAGCGCAGTTCCtgcacctcctcctccaccaacCAGAAAGACGGGAAGTTCTGCGACTGCTGCTACTGTGAGTTCTTCGGCCACAACGCG CCCCCGGCTGCTCCCACAAGCCGCAACTACGCTGAGATCCGAGAGAAGTTGCGTTCTCGCCTCACCAAAAGGAAAGAGGAGCTGCCACAGAAActagggcacagcagcagctcaggggagcccGCTGTGGACCACCGCAATGTGGATGAGCTGCTGGACTACATCAACAGCACAGAGCCCAAGCCCTTGAACAGTGCCAAGGCAGCCAAGCGGGCACGGCACAAACAGAAGAAGAAG gagaaggagaaagccCAGCTGGAGGCAGAGGCCCAGAAGCGGGCAGAGCGTGcccctgcagccagccaggccAGGGAGCCGGCCGAGGAGAAGCTTCTGGAGTGGCCGGAGTTGGAGCTGGAGCGGGTGAACAGCTTCCTCAGCAGCCGGCTGCAGGAGATCAAGAACACCATCAAGGACTCCATCCGGGCCAGTTTCAGCGTGTACGACCTCAACCTGGATGTCAATGACTTCCCCAAGAAGGCAGCTGTCCTGGAGCAGAAGAACCTGCTCTCCAACCTCAATGGGTCTTCTGACCTGCAGGACATAGACCTAGCGCTGGCCCCGCTCAGCCTGGGCCCTGCCAAGGGCCACACGCTGCTGCGGGGCGAAGCGGGCCCCCGATGGGGCGAGGGGCCTGGGGATCCCCCGCCAGCCCCACCAGCCGAGAACGGCGTGGTGAAACGCCTCAGCGCCGTGCCCAGCCTGTCCCGCATGATCTGGGTGCAGTCCAAGGCTGCGGACTCTGCTGCAGATGGCAGCGGGCTGAGCCCGGAGCCCAAGGAGGGACCACAGCCCAAGGGGCCGGAGCCGCCAGAGTCGCTGCCCGCGGGGAGCCGGCAGCGGAAGAACAAGCGGCAGAATGGGCAGGCGAAGAAAGGGGAGGGCAGCACGGCCGTGCCTGGCGGCCAGGCCCGGCTGGAGAGCCCTGGTGTGAAGGGGCAGGTGCTGGGAACCAAGCACCCTTCCAAGGCCAGTGCCCCGGAGCCACAGCGGGCGAGCGGCTGTGCCGAGCCCGGGGAGAGCAGCAaggggcagccttggggctgcaGCACCACTGCCAGGGCAGAGAAGGAGAGAACCAGTGAGTGGAAAGGCCGGAGGGGAGAGGGCAAAgcggagctgccagagctggcacagcagcagccacctgcCCTGGCCACCCACCTTGCCCTGGGgggctccccacagcccaaGGGCAAGAGCAGGAAGAGCCGAAACAAGGTGGAGAAATCCAATACCTCGATCG ATGATGTGTTCCTGCCCAAGGACCTGGATGGGGCAGAGATGGATGAGACTGACAGAGAAGTGGAGTATTTCAAGAG GTTCTGCCTGGACTCGGCCAAGCAGACGCGGCAGAAGGTGGCCGTGAACTGGACCAACTTCACCCTGAAGAAAACCACTTCCAGTGCAGCCCAGTGA
- the LOC138118109 gene encoding lateral signaling target protein 2 homolog isoform X2: protein MLPAALRRWLRRPKRSDPRLLSQFFFADERVTRVVAEINGLDSELDPQQYLVLLNQLHLSQAHLLAVLERIMEECIPTQRHSRDYLVKFPEELLVDNLGNHMLFAAECLLAGTFLEVEESDGAQLRPQARNLLCSLELVRTVLREQSLSQPNSYPEPVRAALIQFDWLFAEFELSYVSSLVAVKSPDEIYRQQEIIVLFCETVERALHLGYLTQEMIDGYEPLLMFTIPRLAIISGLLIYPEGPLSLERSPEEMSRVFSPFYNLLKKIRDLLQVLSAQELCLLERSLCTAEQEDPCSPDAPPAWGAVVPSVDPPAPFSLLEVPHATPPLPACTTQLGPPSAADELGTDGQQGCAAGRERGQDGKSLSTGTGISHTIPGVMVTAPLRSSQPLGSSPGMGVDATPGARCSELRSRYSSTKDMLHTLFVCISGVADQLQTNFASDMRSILKTVFKIVCSQAEPSEEQSDSKEKDGDSSVADAPRVADCPLCSSPAEAAGLRRAGTRRLPEWVPDSTCCQCSACRSPFTLLRRRHHCRSCGKIFCARCSPNTAVLPHYGQTKPVRVCTHCYTTHLPPTSRCARSQ from the exons ATGCTGCCCGCTGCCCTCCGCCGATGGCTCCGCCGACCCAAG CGCTCCGACCCACGCCTGCTCTCCCAGTTCTTCTTTGCCGACGAGAGGGTGACACGGGTGGTGGCTGAGATCAACGGGCTGGACTCCGAACTGGATCCGCAGCAGTACCTGGTGCTCCTCAACCAGCTCCACCTCAGCCAG gctCACCTGCTGGCCGTCCTGGAGCGGATCATGGAAGAGTGCATTCCCACACAGCGGCATAGCCGTGACTACCTGGTCAAGTTCCCCGAGGAGCTCTTGGTGGACAACTTGGGGAACCACATGCTGTTTGCTGCCGAG TGCCTCCTGGCTGGGACCTTCCTGGAGGTGGAGGAGTCAGATGGGGCACAGCTGAGGCCCCAGGCCAGGAATCTGCTGTGCAGCTTGGAGCTGGTCCGGACGGTGCTgcgggagcagagcctgagccAACCCAACTCCTACCCAGAGCCTGTCCGGGCTGCACTCATCCAATTCGACTGGCTATTTGCAGAGTTTGAGCTGAG CTACGTGTCCTCACTGGTGGCAGTGAAGTCTCCTGATGAGATCTACAGGCAGCAGGAAATCATTGTGCTCTTTTGTGAGACGGTGGAAAG AGCCCTGCACCTGGGCTATCTGACCCAGGAGATGATTGATGGCTATGAACCATTGCTGATGTTCACCATCCCTCGCCTGGCCATTATCAG TGGTCTCCTCATCTACCCCGAGGGTCCCCTCAGCCTGGAGCGGAGCCCTGAGGAGATGTCTCGGGTCTTCAGCCCCTTCTACAACCTCCTGAAGAAGATCAG GGACCTGCTGCAGGTGCTGTCAGCACAGGAGCTCTGCCTGCTGGAGAGGAGCCTGTGCACAGCCGAACAGGAGGATCCCTGCAGTCCAGATGCCCCCCCAGCTTGGGGGGCAGTTGTGCCCAGTGTGGACCCCCCTGCTCCCTTCAGTCTTCTGGAGGTCCCTCATGCCACCCCACCACTGCCCGCCTGCACGACGCAACTGGGACCCCCCAGTGCAGCGGATGAGCTGGGAACCGATGGGCAGCAGGGGTGTGCGGCGGGCAGGGAACGGGGCCAAGATGGCAAATCCCTGTCCACTGGGACAGGGATATCTCATACCATCCCTGGCGTAATGGTCACCGCCCCCCTGCGCAGCTCGCAGCCCCTCGGGAGCAGCCCAGGGATGGGGGTCGATGCCACCCCAGGTGCCCGCTGCTCGGAGCTGCGCTCCCGCTACAGCAGCACCAAGGACATGCTGCACACCCTCTTCGTCTGCATCTCAG GGGTGGCTGATCAGCTCCAGACCAACTTTGCCAGTGACATGAGAAGCATCTTGAAAACAGTCTTCAAGATTGTGTGCTCACAGGCGGAGCCCTCGGAGGAACAGAGTGACAGCA aagagaaggatGGTGACTCCAGTGTGGCAGATGCTCCTCGCGTAGCCGACTGCCCACTGTGCTCCAGCCCCGCAGAGGCTGCCGGACTCCGGAGGGCAG GCACCCGCCGCCTGCCCGAGTGGGTGCCGGACAGCACATGCTGCCAGTGCTCTGCCTGCCGCTCGCCCTTCACCCTGCTACGCCGCCGGCACCACTGCCGCAGCTGTGGGAAG ATCTTCTGTGCCCGCTGCTCACCGAATACCGCAGTGCTGCCCCACTACGGCCAGACCAAACCCGTACGTGTTTGCACCCACTGCTACACCACACACCTCCCACCCACATCCCGCTGCGCCCGGAGCCAGTGA
- the LOC138118109 gene encoding lateral signaling target protein 2 homolog isoform X1: protein MLPAALRRWLRRPKRSDPRLLSQFFFADERVTRVVAEINGLDSELDPQQYLVLLNQLHLSQAHLLAVLERIMEECIPTQRHSRDYLVKFPEELLVDNLGNHMLFAAECLLAGTFLEVEESDGAQLRPQARNLLCSLELVRTVLREQSLSQPNSYPEPVRAALIQFDWLFAEFELSYVSSLVAVKSPDEIYRQQEIIVLFCETVERALHLGYLTQEMIDGYEPLLMFTIPRLAIISGLLIYPEGPLSLERSPEEMSRVFSPFYNLLKKIRDLLQVLSAQELCLLERSLCTAEQEDPCSPDAPPAWGAVVPSVDPPAPFSLLEVPHATPPLPACTTQLGPPSAADELGTDGQQGCAAGRERGQDGKSLSTGTGISHTIPGVMVTAPLRSSQPLGSSPGMGVDATPGARCSELRSRYSSTKDMLHTLFVCISGVADQLQTNFASDMRSILKTVFKIVCSQAEPSEEQSDSKEKDGDSSVADAPRVADCPLCSSPAEAAGLRRAAGTRRLPEWVPDSTCCQCSACRSPFTLLRRRHHCRSCGKIFCARCSPNTAVLPHYGQTKPVRVCTHCYTTHLPPTSRCARSQ from the exons ATGCTGCCCGCTGCCCTCCGCCGATGGCTCCGCCGACCCAAG CGCTCCGACCCACGCCTGCTCTCCCAGTTCTTCTTTGCCGACGAGAGGGTGACACGGGTGGTGGCTGAGATCAACGGGCTGGACTCCGAACTGGATCCGCAGCAGTACCTGGTGCTCCTCAACCAGCTCCACCTCAGCCAG gctCACCTGCTGGCCGTCCTGGAGCGGATCATGGAAGAGTGCATTCCCACACAGCGGCATAGCCGTGACTACCTGGTCAAGTTCCCCGAGGAGCTCTTGGTGGACAACTTGGGGAACCACATGCTGTTTGCTGCCGAG TGCCTCCTGGCTGGGACCTTCCTGGAGGTGGAGGAGTCAGATGGGGCACAGCTGAGGCCCCAGGCCAGGAATCTGCTGTGCAGCTTGGAGCTGGTCCGGACGGTGCTgcgggagcagagcctgagccAACCCAACTCCTACCCAGAGCCTGTCCGGGCTGCACTCATCCAATTCGACTGGCTATTTGCAGAGTTTGAGCTGAG CTACGTGTCCTCACTGGTGGCAGTGAAGTCTCCTGATGAGATCTACAGGCAGCAGGAAATCATTGTGCTCTTTTGTGAGACGGTGGAAAG AGCCCTGCACCTGGGCTATCTGACCCAGGAGATGATTGATGGCTATGAACCATTGCTGATGTTCACCATCCCTCGCCTGGCCATTATCAG TGGTCTCCTCATCTACCCCGAGGGTCCCCTCAGCCTGGAGCGGAGCCCTGAGGAGATGTCTCGGGTCTTCAGCCCCTTCTACAACCTCCTGAAGAAGATCAG GGACCTGCTGCAGGTGCTGTCAGCACAGGAGCTCTGCCTGCTGGAGAGGAGCCTGTGCACAGCCGAACAGGAGGATCCCTGCAGTCCAGATGCCCCCCCAGCTTGGGGGGCAGTTGTGCCCAGTGTGGACCCCCCTGCTCCCTTCAGTCTTCTGGAGGTCCCTCATGCCACCCCACCACTGCCCGCCTGCACGACGCAACTGGGACCCCCCAGTGCAGCGGATGAGCTGGGAACCGATGGGCAGCAGGGGTGTGCGGCGGGCAGGGAACGGGGCCAAGATGGCAAATCCCTGTCCACTGGGACAGGGATATCTCATACCATCCCTGGCGTAATGGTCACCGCCCCCCTGCGCAGCTCGCAGCCCCTCGGGAGCAGCCCAGGGATGGGGGTCGATGCCACCCCAGGTGCCCGCTGCTCGGAGCTGCGCTCCCGCTACAGCAGCACCAAGGACATGCTGCACACCCTCTTCGTCTGCATCTCAG GGGTGGCTGATCAGCTCCAGACCAACTTTGCCAGTGACATGAGAAGCATCTTGAAAACAGTCTTCAAGATTGTGTGCTCACAGGCGGAGCCCTCGGAGGAACAGAGTGACAGCA aagagaaggatGGTGACTCCAGTGTGGCAGATGCTCCTCGCGTAGCCGACTGCCCACTGTGCTCCAGCCCCGCAGAGGCTGCCGGACTCCGGAGGGCAG CAGGCACCCGCCGCCTGCCCGAGTGGGTGCCGGACAGCACATGCTGCCAGTGCTCTGCCTGCCGCTCGCCCTTCACCCTGCTACGCCGCCGGCACCACTGCCGCAGCTGTGGGAAG ATCTTCTGTGCCCGCTGCTCACCGAATACCGCAGTGCTGCCCCACTACGGCCAGACCAAACCCGTACGTGTTTGCACCCACTGCTACACCACACACCTCCCACCCACATCCCGCTGCGCCCGGAGCCAGTGA
- the MXD3 gene encoding max dimerization protein 3 — MEPAATSIQVLLQAAEFLEHREHREHRQHHQHRYPLGLAEAEHGYAAICPAPSRRAVGSVRSVHNALEKHRRAQLRCCLERLKQQVPLGAGPSRSTTLSLLHRARLHIQRLEEQELRARRAKDRLRDRQRNLQRRLELLLLPTDGERARADSLDSSQLSEPSEGEDAEVEVDGVVFSGDLLPSFGTGRDHSYSSPHSPAS, encoded by the exons ATGGAGCCCGCGGCCACCAGCATCCAGGTGCTGCTCCAGGCGGCCGAGTTCCTGGAGCACCGCGAGCACCGGGAGCACCgccagcaccaccagcaccGCTACCCGCTCGGCCTGGCCGAGGCCGAGCACGGCTACGCCGCGATCTGCCCTGCGCCGTCGCGCCGGGCCGTGGGCAGCGTCAG GTCGGTGCACAACGCGCTGGAGAAGCACAG GAGAGCCCAGCTCCGGTGCTGCCTGGAGCGGCTGAAGCAGCAGGTGCCGCTGGGCGCGGGACCGTCCCGTTCCACCACGCTGAGCCTCCTGCACCGTGCCCGGCTTCACATCCAG aggctggaggagcaggagctgagggcACGAAGGGCCAAGGACCGGTTGCGGGACCGGCAGCGGAACCTGCAGCGGCGGCTGGAATTGCTGCTCTTGCCCACCGACGGGGAACGAGCACGGGCCGACAGCCTGGACTCGTCCCAGCTCTCAGAGCCCTCCGAGGGAG AGGATGCCGAGGTAGAGGTGGATGGCGTGGTGTTCAGCGGGGACCTGCTGCCCAGCTTTGGCACCGGGAGGGACCACAGCTActccagcccccacagccctgcatcCTGA
- the PRELID1 gene encoding PRELI domain-containing protein 1, mitochondrial, which produces MGKYCASLGVLKGPWDQVFAAFWQRYPNPYSKHVLTEDIVHREVTPDHKLLSRRLLTKTNRMPRWAERFFPANVAHSVYILEDSIVDPKNRTMTTFTWNINHARLMVVEERCEYRVNPENSNWTEVKREAWVSSSLFGVSRAIQEFGLARFKSNVTKSTKGFEYVLARMQGETPSKTLVETAKEATEKAKETALAATEKAKDLASKAATKKKQYV; this is translated from the exons ATGGGGAAATACTGCGCCAGCCTGGGCGTCCTCAAGGGGCCCTGGGACCAGGTGTTCGCCGCCTTCTGGCAGCGCTACCCCAACCCCTACAG CAAACATGTCCTGACTGAGGACATCGTGCACCGGGAGGTGACGCCGGACCACAAGCTGCTCTCTCGGCGGCTCCTGACCAAGACCAACCGGATGCCGCGCTGGGCAGAGCGCTTCTTCCCAGCCAATGTCGCCCACTCCGTCTACATCCTGGAGGACTCTATCGTGGACCCCAAGAACCGAACCATGACCACGTTCACCTGGAACATCAACCACGCTCGCCTCATG GTGGTGGAGGAGCGCTGCGAGTACCGGGTGAACCCCGAGAACAGCAACTGGACCGAGGTCAAGCGGGAAGCCTGGGTATCTTCCAGCCTGTTTGGCGTCTCGCGGGCCATCCAG GAGTTTGGTCTGGCCAGGTTCAAAAGCAACGTGACCAAGAGCACCAAGGGATTTGAATACGTGCTAGCAAGAATGCAAG GAGAAACTCCATCCAAAACACTGGTGGAGACAGCCAAGGAAGCGACTGAAAAAGCCAAGGAAACAGCTCTGGCTGCTACGGAGAAAGCCAAGGACCTGGCGAGCAAGGCAGCCACCAAGAAGAAGCAGTATGTGTGA